A DNA window from Buttiauxella agrestis contains the following coding sequences:
- the gndA gene encoding NADP-dependent phosphogluconate dehydrogenase → MSKQQIGVVGMAVMGRNLALNIESRGYTVSVFNRSGDKTEEVIAENPGKKLVPYYTVQEFVESLETPRRILLMVKAGEATDKTIDSLKPYLEKGDILIDGGNTFFLDTIRRNRELSAEGFNFIGTGVSGGEEGALKGPSIMPGGQKEAYELVAPILKQIAAVAEDGEPCVTYIGADGAGHYVKMVHNGIEYGDMQLIAEAYSLLKNGLNLSNEELATTFTDWNKGELSSYLIDITKDIFTKKDEEGHYLVDVILDEAANKGTGKWTSQSSLDLGEPLSLITESVFARYISSLKEQRVAASKVLSGPQAKPFAGDKTDFAEKVRRALYLGKIVSYAQGFSQLRAASEENNWDLNYGEIAKIFRAGCIIRAQFLQKITDAYAENPAIANLLLAPYFKQIADEYQQALRDVVSYAVQNGIPTPTFSAAISYYDSYRSAVLPANLIQAQRDYFGAHTYKRTDKEGVFHTEWLS, encoded by the coding sequence ATGTCCAAACAGCAGATCGGCGTCGTTGGTATGGCCGTGATGGGGCGCAACCTTGCGCTGAACATCGAAAGCCGTGGCTATACCGTTTCCGTGTTCAACCGTTCTGGCGATAAAACTGAAGAAGTTATCGCAGAGAACCCGGGCAAGAAGCTGGTTCCTTACTATACGGTGCAAGAGTTTGTAGAATCGCTCGAAACTCCACGCCGCATCCTGTTGATGGTTAAGGCTGGAGAAGCCACGGACAAGACCATTGATTCTCTCAAGCCATATCTTGAAAAGGGCGATATCTTGATTGATGGTGGTAACACCTTCTTCCTGGATACCATCCGCCGTAACCGTGAACTTTCTGCGGAAGGTTTCAACTTTATCGGTACCGGTGTTTCTGGTGGTGAAGAGGGCGCATTGAAAGGTCCTTCTATCATGCCTGGCGGTCAGAAAGAAGCTTACGAACTTGTTGCCCCAATTTTGAAGCAAATCGCTGCTGTTGCTGAAGATGGCGAACCATGCGTTACCTATATTGGTGCTGATGGCGCTGGTCATTATGTGAAGATGGTTCACAACGGTATCGAATATGGCGATATGCAGCTAATCGCTGAAGCCTATTCACTGCTCAAAAATGGCCTGAACCTGTCGAACGAAGAGTTGGCAACAACCTTTACCGACTGGAACAAAGGCGAACTCAGCAGCTACCTGATTGATATCACTAAAGACATCTTCACTAAAAAAGATGAAGAAGGTCACTATCTGGTTGATGTGATTCTTGATGAGGCAGCGAACAAAGGTACAGGCAAGTGGACTAGTCAGAGCTCGCTGGATCTGGGTGAACCACTGTCTTTGATCACCGAATCTGTATTCGCACGTTATATCTCTTCTTTGAAAGAACAACGCGTGGCAGCTTCTAAAGTGCTTAGCGGCCCACAGGCTAAGCCTTTTGCTGGTGATAAAACTGATTTTGCCGAAAAAGTGCGTCGTGCATTGTATCTGGGCAAGATTGTTTCTTACGCGCAAGGTTTTTCCCAACTGCGTGCAGCATCTGAAGAGAATAACTGGGATCTCAACTACGGTGAGATTGCTAAGATTTTCCGTGCTGGCTGCATTATCCGTGCTCAGTTCTTGCAGAAAATTACTGATGCATATGCAGAAAATCCGGCTATCGCAAACTTGCTGCTGGCACCATACTTCAAGCAAATTGCTGATGAGTATCAGCAGGCATTGCGTGATGTAGTTTCTTACGCAGTACAAAATGGCATTCCAACCCCGACTTTCTCTGCTGCGATTTCTTACTACGATAGCTACCGTTCAGCAGTTTTGCCTGCTAACCTGATTCAGGCGCAGCGCGACTACTTCGGCGCGCATACCTATAAGCGTACCGATAAAGAAGGCGTGTTCCATACCGAATGGCTTAGCTAA
- the wzzB gene encoding LPS O-antigen chain length determinant protein WzzB: MNQDNNNVVKNHISEPAETIDLIDLIMQLWKGKVTIIAFAVLAIVLAVIYLFVAKEKWTSEAIVTLPDSGQIANYNNGMNVLYGAGAPTIVDIQERFFGRFNSAISALSEQLDNQEKPEKLTIEESVKGQPVPLKVSYVSTSAAEAQKTLTTYIQQINKRVVTELDDDLKTSINSKVEDLNVDLATKEKIAQEKKDKRLEILNQALIVAQQSNIKNTLVQQAETLSEDTLFVLGSDALSATIKNEATRPLPLDDSYFNARQSLLAINALKSKPEATYAFRYVMKPTLPIHRDSPKKGLTLVLGALVGLILGSGVVLGRNALRNYKPVV; this comes from the coding sequence ATGAATCAAGATAATAATAATGTGGTAAAAAATCACATTAGTGAGCCAGCAGAAACAATTGATTTAATTGATCTTATTATGCAGTTGTGGAAAGGCAAAGTCACCATCATCGCTTTTGCTGTTCTTGCTATCGTTCTTGCAGTTATCTATCTATTCGTCGCTAAAGAGAAATGGACCTCTGAGGCTATCGTTACACTTCCTGATTCAGGGCAGATAGCGAACTACAATAATGGAATGAATGTTCTGTATGGCGCTGGCGCTCCAACGATTGTTGATATTCAAGAGCGTTTCTTTGGTCGCTTCAACTCTGCCATCTCCGCTTTATCTGAGCAGTTAGACAACCAGGAAAAACCGGAAAAACTGACTATCGAAGAGTCAGTTAAAGGTCAACCAGTGCCACTGAAAGTAAGTTATGTCTCTACGAGTGCGGCAGAAGCGCAAAAAACACTCACTACTTATATTCAGCAGATCAATAAAAGGGTTGTCACTGAACTGGACGATGACTTGAAAACCAGCATTAACTCTAAAGTCGAGGATCTGAATGTAGATTTGGCGACTAAAGAGAAAATCGCTCAAGAGAAGAAAGACAAGCGTCTGGAGATTTTGAATCAGGCATTGATCGTTGCGCAGCAATCCAATATCAAGAATACCCTGGTTCAGCAGGCTGAAACGCTGTCGGAAGATACCTTGTTTGTTTTGGGTAGCGATGCGCTTTCAGCGACCATAAAGAATGAAGCGACGCGTCCTCTGCCGTTGGATGATAGCTATTTTAATGCTCGTCAATCCTTACTTGCCATTAACGCATTGAAATCTAAACCAGAAGCAACGTACGCGTTCCGCTATGTCATGAAACCAACCTTACCGATTCACCGCGACAGCCCTAAAAAGGGTCTGACGCTAGTCCTCGGAGCGTTAGTCGGTCTGATTCTTGGCTCTGGCGTGGTGCTCGGTCGTAACGCGTTACGCAATTACAAACCAGTTGTCTAA
- the hisIE gene encoding bifunctional phosphoribosyl-AMP cyclohydrolase/phosphoribosyl-ATP diphosphatase HisIE — translation MLTQEQQNQLDWEKIDGLMPVIVQHAKSGEVLMLGYMNPEALAQTIESGKVTFFSRTKQRLWTKGETSGNFLNVVNIAPDCDNDTLLVLVNPIGPTCHLGTSSCFGETHHDWHFLYQLEELLASRKTADPESSYTAKLYASGTKRIAQKVGEEGVETALAATVNDRFELKNEASDLVYHLLVLLQDQDLDLSAVIENLRERHK, via the coding sequence GTGCTAACACAAGAGCAGCAAAACCAACTGGACTGGGAAAAAATCGACGGATTGATGCCGGTGATTGTTCAACACGCGAAATCGGGTGAAGTGCTAATGCTGGGGTACATGAATCCTGAAGCTCTGGCACAAACGATTGAAAGCGGCAAGGTCACTTTCTTCTCGCGCACCAAACAGCGCTTGTGGACCAAAGGCGAAACCTCGGGCAACTTCCTTAACGTGGTGAACATTGCACCAGATTGCGATAACGACACGCTTCTGGTGCTGGTGAATCCTATCGGCCCGACCTGCCACCTCGGCACCTCAAGCTGCTTTGGCGAAACGCATCACGACTGGCACTTCTTGTATCAGCTAGAGGAACTGTTGGCATCGCGCAAAACTGCCGATCCGGAAAGCTCATACACCGCCAAATTGTATGCGAGTGGCACTAAACGCATCGCGCAGAAAGTCGGTGAGGAAGGCGTTGAGACTGCGCTGGCGGCGACAGTGAATGACCGCTTTGAGCTGAAGAATGAGGCATCGGATTTGGTGTATCACTTGCTGGTGCTGTTGCAGGATCAGGATCTCGATTTGAGCGCGGTGATTGAGAATTTGCGGGAAAGGCATAAGTAG
- the hisF gene encoding imidazole glycerol phosphate synthase subunit HisF, whose amino-acid sequence MLAKRIIPCLDVRDGQVVKGVQFRNHEIIGDIVPLAQRYAAEGADELVFYDITASSDGRVVDKSWVSRVAEVIDIPFCVAGGIKSIDDAAQILSFGADKISINSPALADPELITRLAERFGVQCIVVGIDTWFDSETGKYHVNQYTGDESRTRVTSWETVDWVQEVQKRGAGEIVLNMMNQDGVRNGYDLEQLKKVREVCRVPLIASGGAGTMEHFLEAFRDADVDGALAASVFHKQIINIGELKLYLAQQGVEIRVC is encoded by the coding sequence ATGCTGGCAAAACGGATAATTCCTTGCCTGGACGTACGCGACGGGCAAGTCGTAAAAGGTGTGCAATTCCGCAACCATGAAATCATCGGCGATATCGTGCCACTTGCGCAACGTTACGCTGCCGAAGGTGCCGACGAACTGGTGTTTTACGATATCACCGCATCCAGCGATGGGCGTGTGGTTGATAAAAGCTGGGTGTCACGCGTGGCGGAAGTCATCGATATTCCGTTCTGCGTGGCGGGCGGTATTAAGTCGATTGACGATGCCGCACAAATTCTTTCCTTCGGCGCAGACAAAATCTCTATCAACTCCCCTGCCCTGGCCGACCCTGAACTGATTACTCGCCTGGCGGAACGTTTTGGCGTGCAATGTATTGTGGTGGGTATTGATACCTGGTTTGATAGCGAAACCGGGAAATATCACGTCAATCAATATACCGGCGATGAAAGCCGCACTCGCGTGACCTCGTGGGAAACCGTGGACTGGGTGCAGGAAGTGCAAAAGCGCGGTGCCGGGGAAATCGTACTTAATATGATGAACCAGGATGGCGTGCGTAACGGTTACGACCTGGAGCAATTAAAGAAAGTGCGTGAAGTTTGCCGCGTGCCGCTGATTGCCTCCGGTGGCGCGGGAACCATGGAACACTTCCTCGAAGCCTTCCGTGATGCGGACGTTGACGGTGCGCTGGCGGCATCCGTGTTCCATAAACAAATTATTAATATTGGCGAGCTGAAATTATACCTGGCTCAGCAAGGCGTGGAGATAAGAGTGTGCTAA
- the hisA gene encoding 1-(5-phosphoribosyl)-5-[(5-phosphoribosylamino)methylideneamino]imidazole-4-carboxamide isomerase — translation MIIPALDLIDGTVVRLHQGDYGQQRDYGNDPLPRLQDYEAQGAQVLHLVDLTGAKDPAKRQIPLIKTLVAGVNVPVQVGGGVRTEEDVAALLEAGVARVVVGSTAVKSPEIVKGWFERFGADALVLALDVRIDEQGNKQVAVSGWQENSGVSLEELVEMYLPVGLKHVLCTDISRDGTLAGSNVSLYEEVCARYPQVAFQSSGGIGGLDDIAALRGTGVQGVIVGRALLEGKFNVTEAISCWQNG, via the coding sequence ATGATTATTCCGGCTCTTGATTTAATTGATGGCACAGTGGTGCGCCTCCACCAGGGGGATTACGGCCAACAGCGCGATTACGGCAATGACCCGCTTCCTCGTCTGCAAGATTACGAAGCGCAAGGTGCGCAAGTGCTGCATCTGGTGGATTTAACCGGAGCGAAAGACCCGGCAAAACGCCAGATCCCGCTGATTAAAACGCTGGTAGCCGGGGTGAATGTTCCGGTGCAGGTTGGCGGTGGCGTACGCACTGAGGAAGATGTTGCGGCGTTGCTTGAAGCGGGCGTGGCCCGCGTTGTGGTTGGCTCAACGGCGGTGAAATCACCCGAGATTGTGAAAGGCTGGTTTGAACGTTTTGGTGCCGATGCGCTGGTCCTGGCGCTCGATGTACGCATCGACGAACAAGGCAATAAACAGGTCGCGGTGAGCGGCTGGCAAGAGAACTCTGGCGTATCGCTCGAAGAACTGGTGGAGATGTATCTCCCCGTCGGACTCAAACATGTGTTGTGCACCGATATTTCCCGCGATGGCACGCTGGCGGGTTCAAACGTTTCACTTTATGAAGAAGTGTGCGCGCGTTATCCGCAGGTGGCATTCCAGTCTTCCGGGGGTATTGGCGGACTTGATGATATCGCGGCTCTGCGTGGAACCGGTGTGCAGGGAGTGATTGTCGGGCGGGCATTACTGGAAGGGAAATTCAACGTAACGGAGGCGATTTCATGCTGGCAAAACGGATAA
- the hisH gene encoding imidazole glycerol phosphate synthase subunit HisH → MNVVILDTGCANLHSVKAAIQRHGYEPMVSRDADVVLRADKLFLPGVGTAQAAMDQIRERDLVELIKACTQPVLGICLGMQLLASRSDESNGIDMLGIIDEPVLKMTDHGLPLPHMGWNRVYPKAGDRLFRGIDDGDYFYFVHSYAMPVCANTIAQASYGEAFTAAVQKDNFFGVQFHPERSGAAGAKLLKNFLEM, encoded by the coding sequence ATGAACGTGGTGATTCTGGACACAGGATGCGCCAATCTGCACTCGGTAAAAGCGGCGATTCAGCGCCATGGCTATGAGCCTATGGTAAGCCGCGACGCGGATGTGGTGCTGCGCGCCGATAAACTGTTTTTACCCGGCGTGGGAACCGCGCAGGCGGCGATGGATCAGATTCGTGAGCGCGATTTGGTTGAGCTGATTAAAGCCTGTACCCAGCCGGTGCTCGGCATTTGCCTCGGGATGCAACTTTTGGCCTCTCGCAGTGATGAAAGCAATGGCATCGACATGCTCGGCATCATCGACGAACCGGTGCTGAAAATGACCGACCACGGTTTGCCTTTGCCGCATATGGGCTGGAACCGCGTCTATCCCAAAGCGGGCGACCGCCTGTTCCGTGGCATTGACGACGGCGATTATTTTTACTTTGTGCACAGCTACGCGATGCCTGTTTGTGCGAATACCATCGCGCAGGCCAGTTACGGTGAAGCTTTCACCGCCGCTGTACAAAAAGATAATTTCTTCGGCGTGCAGTTCCATCCGGAGCGCTCGGGTGCCGCAGGCGCAAAATTACTGAAAAACTTCCTGGAGATGTAA